The following proteins are encoded in a genomic region of Candidatus Bathyarchaeia archaeon:
- a CDS encoding FAD-binding oxidoreductase produces MTKASLEAALSEILTEKYFSNDPNVAIAYVRDTGIFEGFPPEEVVRPGSAEEVSEILKVANAERKPVVIRGGGSTYTGSCVPLREGTILMDLTRLDDVIEIDEGARSITVQAGINWGKMMTILRQRGYTPGMTGPGSGWTATVGGSASVASTGGGRAKFGGICDQILGLQVVLPTGEIIRTGSRVNPYAKAFCRYGLGPDMTGLFLGDHGIFGVKTEVTMRIHPLAKSIAHFEYAFRSEEKAIEAFAEIGKVNELATSINLYDADYVSYSAKRPGYAYLSGVEGEVLGTITAQSEKLALAQKEIFDEIARKHGGEELEPKRAKHAYENTFFPYNTYFWMRRDSGIYLCLANQNSADSLLRVIKGYRDFLKAHRDVVDKYFEYQGITVQTYMRHITMSARRYLPWKFDMDPEARRIAMDFWTKEIDFFIRNGAVHYWIGKIVGDRLYILVSKEYHEFLKKVKRVLDPNGILNPGLFLL; encoded by the coding sequence TTCGAGGGGTTCCCGCCCGAGGAAGTCGTCAGGCCCGGGAGCGCGGAGGAGGTCTCGGAAATCCTGAAGGTAGCTAACGCGGAGCGGAAGCCCGTGGTCATAAGGGGAGGGGGCTCCACCTACACTGGGTCCTGCGTCCCCTTGAGGGAGGGGACGATCCTCATGGATCTGACAAGGTTGGATGACGTCATCGAGATCGACGAGGGCGCTAGGTCCATAACGGTTCAAGCCGGCATAAATTGGGGCAAGATGATGACGATCCTTAGGCAAAGGGGCTATACCCCGGGCATGACGGGTCCGGGGAGCGGTTGGACGGCTACAGTCGGCGGATCGGCATCTGTTGCCAGCACAGGCGGGGGTAGGGCCAAGTTCGGGGGCATTTGTGATCAAATACTGGGCCTACAAGTCGTCCTCCCGACGGGCGAGATAATAAGGACGGGCTCGAGGGTGAATCCCTACGCCAAGGCCTTCTGCCGATATGGCCTTGGGCCCGATATGACGGGCCTCTTCTTGGGCGATCACGGCATATTCGGCGTTAAGACGGAGGTCACAATGAGGATCCATCCATTGGCCAAATCCATAGCCCATTTCGAATATGCATTCAGATCCGAGGAGAAGGCCATAGAGGCATTCGCTGAGATCGGCAAGGTCAATGAATTGGCGACGAGCATAAACCTCTATGATGCCGACTACGTCTCCTACTCGGCCAAGAGGCCCGGATATGCCTATCTCTCCGGAGTCGAGGGGGAGGTCCTCGGGACGATAACCGCCCAAAGCGAGAAGCTCGCGCTGGCGCAGAAGGAGATATTTGATGAAATCGCGAGGAAGCACGGCGGGGAGGAATTGGAGCCGAAGAGGGCAAAGCATGCCTACGAGAACACATTCTTCCCCTATAATACCTATTTCTGGATGAGGCGTGATAGCGGGATATACCTTTGCCTCGCGAACCAGAACAGCGCCGATAGCCTCTTGAGGGTGATAAAGGGATATAGGGATTTCCTTAAGGCCCATAGGGACGTGGTCGATAAATACTTCGAATATCAGGGCATAACCGTCCAGACCTATATGAGGCACATTACCATGTCCGCTAGGAGATACCTCCCATGGAAGTTCGATATGGATCCCGAGGCTAGGAGGATAGCGATGGACTTTTGGACTAAGGAGATAGACTTCTTCATAAGGAATGGCGCCGTGCATTACTGGATCGGGAAGATCGTCGGGGATAGGCTTTACATACTAGTTTCCAAGGAGTATCATGAGTTCCTCAAGAAGGTCAAGAGGGTCCTCGATCCGAACGGGATACTGAACCCGGGATTGTTCCTGCTTTAG
- a CDS encoding heterodisulfide reductase-related iron-sulfur binding cluster → MAKLKNLEKYKEMVYTCLRCGSCRDLWDPKENVYGTCPIREHTGGFDVYFMRGKLMLARKALEGVIEPSEDMAKYIYLCSTCGNCEAHCRISQTSPGKVDREKTKLDQIKVIEAFRADLVDLGLALPRHKAFADSISKNHNPYGEPHEARLAWMPEGFEMPKGDPEMIYFVGCTSAYRRTELAKATVDVLRKAGVPFKIMHPDEWCCGSPLLRTGQRRLAEEVAGHNIDAIRRSGIGTVVTSCAGCYRTLKLDYKELFGELGFEVKHISEVVNDLLKDGRLTLKRPLAIKATYHDPCHLGRHCDYYDPPRELIAKLKGVEFVEMPRTRSGAWCCGSGGGVKSAFGELATEIATDRLKEAKEVGAEYLLSCCPFCKHNFLDAKRAMGSDLEIYDLIELVSQAT, encoded by the coding sequence ATGGCAAAATTAAAGAACCTAGAAAAATACAAGGAAATGGTTTATACATGCCTCAGGTGCGGCTCCTGCAGGGACCTATGGGATCCGAAGGAGAACGTCTATGGGACATGCCCGATAAGGGAGCACACGGGGGGATTCGACGTATACTTCATGAGGGGGAAGCTGATGCTCGCCAGAAAGGCCCTCGAGGGCGTCATAGAGCCAAGCGAGGATATGGCCAAGTACATATACCTTTGTAGCACCTGCGGGAACTGCGAGGCGCATTGCAGGATCTCCCAAACGTCCCCCGGGAAGGTCGATAGGGAAAAGACAAAGCTGGATCAGATAAAGGTGATAGAGGCCTTCAGGGCTGACTTGGTCGATCTTGGCCTCGCCCTCCCGAGGCATAAGGCATTCGCCGATAGCATATCCAAGAACCATAACCCATATGGCGAGCCCCATGAGGCGAGGCTGGCTTGGATGCCGGAGGGCTTCGAGATGCCAAAGGGCGATCCGGAGATGATATACTTCGTTGGCTGCACATCGGCCTATAGGAGGACCGAGCTGGCGAAGGCGACCGTGGACGTCCTGCGGAAGGCAGGCGTGCCCTTCAAAATAATGCATCCGGATGAATGGTGCTGTGGCTCGCCATTGCTTCGTACCGGGCAGCGGAGGCTGGCTGAGGAGGTCGCGGGGCATAACATCGATGCCATAAGGCGGTCCGGAATCGGGACTGTGGTCACATCCTGCGCCGGATGCTATAGGACCCTGAAGCTTGATTACAAGGAGCTGTTCGGGGAACTTGGCTTCGAGGTGAAGCATATATCCGAGGTGGTCAACGACCTCCTCAAGGACGGAAGGTTGACGTTGAAGAGGCCTTTGGCCATTAAGGCGACTTATCATGACCCATGCCATTTGGGGAGACATTGCGATTACTACGATCCGCCAAGGGAGCTGATCGCGAAGCTGAAGGGCGTGGAGTTCGTAGAGATGCCTAGGACTAGATCCGGGGCTTGGTGCTGCGGATCCGGAGGCGGCGTTAAATCCGCCTTCGGGGAGCTGGCGACCGAGATAGCGACCGATAGGCTCAAGGAGGCGAAGGAGGTCGGGGCAGAGTATCTCCTATCCTGTTGCCCATTCTGCAAGCACAACTTCTTGGATGCCAAGAGGGCAATGGGTTCGGATCTTGAGATATACGACCTGATAGAGCTTGTCTCCCAAGCGACCTGA